One part of the Roseomonas gilardii genome encodes these proteins:
- a CDS encoding ATP-binding protein has product MSPGPAAAPPVPAPVPPSALPAPGRPGAGTPSSAPAPGRGVWRIGWLPRSLAARTAIFLLLALMLVQAAGLLIHALDRVDLQRFVERREISGRAMGLWRTLIIAPPDRRDMIVNEVDLPEGLTASLDDAPTARNSLAKPGEDVLSLLPPEAILALPPRLQPREMVVGTGKGQALLVSLRLPNGDLWLNLRLRVPPPRPWHSPTFLIAFGVMTVAAALLIVAATRRLIRPVRDLARAAEALGRDVNAPPLPETGPLEVATAAHAFNTMAERIRRFVGDRTQMLAAIGHDLRTPITRLRLRAEFLEDDEQRRRMLSDLDEMEAMVNATLAFARDDAADEPSVPLDLAALCRTVLDEEADARPEAEDALTYTGPLRLTVRGRPIALKRALMNLVGNALKYGQAARIRLEPPSGRQNPVVRLFIEDDGPGVPEESQEAVFQPFRRLETSRNRETGGTGLGLPIARNILRAHGGDVTLENLPEGGLRAVVTLPV; this is encoded by the coding sequence GTGAGCCCCGGCCCGGCCGCCGCGCCGCCGGTCCCCGCGCCCGTACCGCCTTCCGCGCTGCCGGCTCCCGGCAGGCCCGGCGCCGGCACCCCTTCCAGCGCCCCGGCGCCGGGGCGGGGCGTCTGGCGCATCGGCTGGCTGCCGCGCTCGCTCGCGGCGCGCACGGCGATCTTCCTGCTGCTGGCGCTGATGCTGGTGCAGGCGGCGGGCCTGCTGATCCATGCGCTGGACCGGGTGGACCTGCAGCGCTTCGTGGAGCGGCGGGAGATTTCCGGCCGTGCCATGGGGCTGTGGCGCACGCTGATCATCGCACCGCCCGACCGGCGCGACATGATCGTGAACGAGGTGGACCTGCCCGAAGGCCTCACCGCCAGCCTGGACGACGCGCCCACCGCCCGGAACAGCCTCGCCAAGCCCGGCGAGGACGTGCTCAGCCTGCTGCCGCCCGAGGCCATCCTGGCCCTGCCACCACGCCTGCAGCCGCGGGAGATGGTGGTGGGGACCGGCAAGGGCCAGGCGCTGCTGGTCTCCCTGCGCCTGCCCAATGGCGACCTCTGGCTGAACCTGCGCCTGCGCGTGCCGCCGCCGCGGCCCTGGCACTCGCCCACCTTTTTGATCGCCTTCGGGGTGATGACGGTGGCGGCGGCGCTGCTGATCGTGGCGGCGACGCGGCGGCTGATCCGGCCGGTGCGCGACCTGGCGCGGGCCGCCGAAGCGCTGGGGCGCGACGTGAACGCGCCGCCCCTGCCAGAGACCGGGCCGCTGGAGGTCGCCACCGCCGCCCATGCCTTCAACACCATGGCCGAGCGCATCCGCCGCTTCGTCGGCGACCGCACGCAGATGCTGGCGGCGATCGGCCACGACCTGCGCACGCCGATCACCCGGCTGCGCCTGCGCGCCGAGTTCCTGGAGGATGACGAGCAGCGGCGGCGGATGCTGTCCGACCTCGACGAGATGGAGGCCATGGTGAACGCCACCCTGGCCTTCGCCCGCGACGACGCGGCGGACGAGCCTTCAGTGCCCCTCGACCTCGCAGCGCTCTGCCGCACCGTGCTGGACGAGGAGGCGGATGCAAGGCCGGAAGCGGAGGACGCGCTGACCTATACCGGGCCGCTGCGGCTGACGGTGCGGGGCCGGCCCATCGCGCTCAAGCGGGCGCTGATGAACCTCGTCGGCAACGCGCTGAAATACGGTCAGGCGGCCCGCATCCGGCTGGAGCCGCCCAGCGGCCGGCAGAACCCGGTGGTGCGGCTCTTCATCGAGGATGACGGGCCGGGCGTGCCGGAAGAATCGCAGGAGGCGGTGTTCCAGCCCTTCCGCCGGCTGGAAACCAGCCGCAACCGCGAGACCGGCGGCACCGGGCTCGGCCTGCCCATCGCGCGCAACATCCTCCGCGCCCATGGCGGCGACGTGACGCTGGAGAACCTCCCCGAGGGCGGCCTGCGCGCGGTGGTGACCCTGCCGGTCTGA
- a CDS encoding response regulator, with amino-acid sequence MEPAPHILIVDDDREIRDLLSRFLEKQGLRVTAAREAREARRVWPLGRYHLVILDLMLPGESGLDFARWLRSQSDVPIVMLTAMGEETDRIVGLELGADDYVAKPFNPRELLARIRAVLRRASGEGAAPKDPPPKAVRFAGWTLEPARRRLLDPSGTEVSLTGGEYELLTVLVERPNRVLTRDMLMDLLRGRQAGPFDRAIDVAVSRLRRKLEDDGRNPTLIKTVRGGGYVLAASVERAA; translated from the coding sequence ATGGAGCCTGCCCCTCACATCCTGATCGTCGACGACGATCGAGAAATCCGCGATCTCTTGTCCCGTTTCCTGGAGAAACAAGGACTTCGCGTCACCGCTGCGCGGGAGGCGCGGGAGGCGCGGCGCGTCTGGCCGCTCGGCCGCTATCATCTGGTGATCCTGGACCTGATGCTGCCGGGGGAATCCGGGCTGGATTTCGCGCGCTGGCTGCGCAGCCAGTCCGATGTCCCGATCGTGATGCTCACCGCCATGGGCGAGGAGACGGACCGCATCGTGGGGCTGGAACTGGGGGCGGACGATTATGTCGCCAAGCCCTTCAACCCCCGCGAGCTGCTGGCCCGCATCCGCGCCGTGCTGCGCCGCGCCTCGGGCGAGGGGGCGGCGCCCAAGGACCCCCCGCCCAAGGCGGTTCGCTTCGCCGGCTGGACGCTGGAGCCCGCCCGGCGCCGCTTGCTCGATCCCTCCGGCACCGAGGTCTCGCTGACCGGCGGCGAGTACGAGCTGCTGACCGTGCTGGTGGAGCGGCCGAACCGGGTGCTGACCCGGGATATGCTGATGGACCTGCTGCGCGGGCGGCAGGCCGGGCCCTTCGACCGCGCGATCGACGTGGCGGTGTCCCGCCTGCGGCGCAAGCTGGAGGATGACGGGCGCAACCCCACGCTGATCAAGACCGTGCGCGGCGGCGGCTACGTGCTGGCGGCGAGCGTCGAGCGCGCGGCATGA
- a CDS encoding aminotransferase, translating into MSAATALPPTLPLSARLRATAAPPIPAARRWAAAYDGGAGPLLDLTQAVPGYPPPPALLARLAEAAGEASSATYGPIEGDEALREALAADVAATYAAAVTAEDVVITAGCNLAFSLAMPVMAGSGEAVMLPTPWYFNHRMALEIAGIGAVPLPCAAADGFVPDPDRAAALLEANPQVRALVLITPNNPTGAIIPPETLARFAALCRARGVWLVLDETYRDFLPGREAPHGLFADPSWRDGIVQLYSFSKSYCVPGHRLGAILAGPGFRAELAKSVDTLQICPPRAAQKAVAWAVPALREWREGNRDLMGRRASAFARLMTPIGHRWHVDALGGYFAYLRLPDGAPDALEAAEILASRHGLLTLPGPFFGPGQERHLRLAFANAPEEALADLPARLSGLG; encoded by the coding sequence ATGTCCGCCGCCACCGCCCTGCCCCCGACCCTGCCTCTTTCGGCCCGCCTGCGCGCCACCGCCGCCCCACCCATCCCCGCCGCGCGGCGCTGGGCGGCCGCCTATGACGGCGGGGCCGGGCCGCTGCTGGACCTGACCCAGGCGGTGCCGGGCTATCCGCCCCCGCCCGCGCTGCTGGCGCGGCTGGCCGAGGCGGCGGGGGAGGCCTCCAGCGCCACTTATGGCCCGATCGAAGGGGACGAAGCGCTGCGGGAGGCCCTGGCCGCTGATGTCGCCGCGACCTATGCGGCGGCGGTGACGGCGGAGGATGTGGTGATCACCGCCGGCTGCAACCTCGCCTTCTCGCTGGCCATGCCGGTGATGGCGGGCAGCGGCGAGGCGGTGATGCTGCCCACCCCCTGGTACTTCAACCACCGCATGGCGCTGGAGATCGCCGGGATCGGCGCGGTGCCCCTGCCCTGCGCGGCCGCGGACGGCTTCGTGCCCGATCCGGACCGCGCCGCCGCGCTGCTGGAGGCCAACCCGCAGGTCCGCGCCCTGGTGCTGATCACGCCCAACAACCCCACCGGCGCGATCATCCCGCCGGAGACCCTGGCACGCTTCGCCGCCCTTTGCCGCGCGCGCGGCGTCTGGCTGGTGCTGGACGAGACCTATCGCGACTTCCTGCCGGGTCGGGAAGCGCCGCACGGGCTCTTCGCCGACCCATCCTGGCGGGACGGCATCGTGCAGCTCTACTCCTTCTCCAAGTCCTATTGCGTGCCGGGCCACCGGCTGGGCGCCATCCTGGCGGGGCCCGGCTTCCGGGCGGAGCTCGCCAAATCCGTGGACACGCTGCAGATCTGCCCGCCCCGCGCGGCGCAGAAGGCCGTCGCCTGGGCAGTGCCGGCGCTGCGCGAGTGGCGTGAGGGCAACCGCGACCTGATGGGCCGCCGCGCCAGCGCCTTCGCCCGGCTGATGACCCCGATCGGCCACCGCTGGCATGTGGATGCGCTGGGTGGCTACTTCGCCTATCTGCGCCTGCCGGACGGCGCGCCGGATGCGCTGGAGGCCGCGGAGATCCTGGCCTCCCGCCACGGGCTGCTCACCCTCCCCGGCCCCTTCTTCGGCCCAGGTCAGGAGCGCCATCTGCGGCTCGCCTTCGCCAATGCGCCCGAGGAAGCCCTGGCCGACCTGCCGGCCCGGCTTTCCGGCCTGGGCTGA
- a CDS encoding DNA-3-methyladenine glycosylase family protein, producing the protein MISDRAATAIWLRLAALPGALTPEGLLRLDDAALCGTAGLSRPKAAHARALALAVVERRLRPEELPGMSDAEALAHLTAIPGLGRWTAQVHLLFAEGREDIFPEGDLALAAGLAHFRGLPARPPPRELVRLAEAWAPHRSLAARLLWHWWRHASYPPALLRPPG; encoded by the coding sequence ATGATCAGCGACCGCGCGGCCACCGCCATCTGGCTGCGCCTCGCCGCGCTGCCCGGCGCGCTGACGCCGGAAGGGCTGCTGCGCCTCGACGATGCCGCGCTCTGCGGCACCGCCGGCCTGTCGCGCCCCAAGGCGGCCCATGCGCGCGCCCTGGCTCTGGCCGTGGTGGAAAGGCGGCTCCGCCCCGAAGAACTGCCCGGCATGAGCGATGCCGAGGCGCTGGCGCACCTGACCGCCATCCCCGGCCTGGGGCGCTGGACCGCCCAGGTGCATCTGCTCTTCGCTGAGGGGCGGGAGGACATCTTCCCGGAGGGCGACCTCGCCCTGGCCGCCGGCCTCGCCCATTTCCGCGGCCTGCCGGCCCGCCCGCCGCCACGGGAGCTCGTCCGGCTCGCCGAGGCCTGGGCCCCGCACCGCTCCCTGGCCGCCCGGCTCCTCTGGCACTGGTGGCGCCATGCCAGCTATCCGCCGGCCCTGCTCCGGCCGCCCGGCTGA
- a CDS encoding YqaA family protein, protein MLRALYNWIIALSAHPRAPAALGAVSFAESSFFPIPPDAMLIPMCLARPDRAYHYAFICTVTSVIGGLLGYAIGAYLFEAVALPVLAAYGHADALQTFGSWFERWGAAVILIKGLTPIPYKIVTIAAGAAHFSLPIFFVCSVITRGARFYMLAWLLRAYGPPAREFIEKRLNLIAGATALAIVGGVLALRYI, encoded by the coding sequence ATGCTCCGCGCCCTCTACAACTGGATCATCGCCCTTTCCGCGCATCCCCGGGCCCCGGCGGCCCTGGGGGCGGTGTCCTTCGCGGAAAGCAGCTTCTTTCCCATCCCGCCCGACGCCATGCTCATCCCGATGTGCCTGGCGCGGCCCGACCGGGCCTATCACTATGCCTTCATCTGCACGGTCACCTCGGTGATCGGCGGGCTGCTGGGCTATGCCATCGGCGCCTATCTCTTCGAGGCGGTGGCGCTGCCGGTGCTGGCCGCCTATGGCCATGCCGACGCGTTGCAGACCTTCGGCTCCTGGTTCGAGCGCTGGGGCGCGGCGGTGATCCTGATCAAGGGGCTGACGCCGATCCCCTACAAGATCGTCACCATCGCCGCCGGCGCGGCGCATTTCTCGCTGCCGATCTTCTTCGTGTGCAGCGTCATCACACGGGGCGCGCGCTTCTACATGCTGGCCTGGCTGCTGCGCGCCTATGGCCCGCCGGCGCGGGAGTTCATCGAGAAGCGGCTGAACCTGATCGCGGGCGCGACGGCGCTGGCGATCGTCGGTGGCGTGCTGGCGCTGCGCTACATCTGA
- the bcp gene encoding thioredoxin-dependent thiol peroxidase, with protein MNAPPFTMPASGGRTVSKAALGGKPFLLYFYPKADTSGCTQQACGIQEALPALGKLGLTVIGVSPDPMKAIEKFAAKYSLTFPLASDAEHAVAESYGVWVEKSMYGRKYMGMERTSFLVGPDGKVLQVWRKVKPAEHAALVRQAVEAL; from the coding sequence ATGAACGCGCCGCCCTTCACCATGCCGGCCAGCGGCGGCCGCACGGTCAGCAAGGCGGCGCTCGGCGGGAAGCCCTTCCTGCTCTACTTCTATCCCAAGGCCGACACCTCCGGCTGCACCCAGCAGGCCTGCGGCATCCAGGAGGCGCTGCCCGCCCTGGGCAAGCTCGGGCTGACGGTGATCGGCGTTTCCCCCGACCCGATGAAGGCGATCGAGAAGTTCGCCGCGAAGTACAGCCTCACCTTCCCGCTCGCCTCGGATGCCGAGCATGCGGTGGCCGAGAGCTATGGGGTCTGGGTCGAGAAATCGATGTACGGGCGCAAGTACATGGGCATGGAGCGCACGAGCTTCCTGGTCGGCCCGGACGGCAAGGTGCTCCAGGTCTGGCGCAAGGTGAAGCCGGCCGAGCATGCGGCGCTGGTGCGCCAGGCCGTCGAGGCGCTGTGA
- a CDS encoding spore photoproduct lyase family protein, with translation MLPAHLLDPRTIFLEPAVRDGERGREILARFPEARQVEVASHWSIPELREGAAEDWLAAKRDVLVLGVKKTLACRPNGRSADFIAPSVSNGCAMACAYCYVARRKGHANPVTVFTNIDAITGFIARHAARQGMKLEPNQVDARDWVYDIGENGDLSVDAAISGNVRDLVALFRGLPNAKGSFATKFANPAILDYDPRGRTRVRVSLMPEARARLLDVRTSPVAERIGFAGEVFRAGYELHLNFSPVVVHEGWEAEWRELFRQIDSRLPEAAKQGLAAEVIMLTHSAGLHEVNLAWHPRAEELLWQPRWQEEKMSQNGARNLRYRHGVKGKLLQRFTAILGEVMPYCRIRYAF, from the coding sequence ATGCTGCCCGCTCACCTGCTCGATCCCCGGACCATCTTCCTGGAACCCGCCGTGCGCGACGGGGAAAGGGGGCGCGAGATCCTGGCGCGCTTCCCGGAGGCGCGGCAGGTGGAGGTGGCCTCGCATTGGTCCATCCCGGAACTGCGGGAAGGGGCGGCGGAGGACTGGCTGGCGGCCAAGCGCGACGTCCTGGTGCTGGGGGTCAAGAAGACGCTGGCCTGTCGGCCGAACGGGCGCAGCGCGGATTTCATCGCGCCCTCGGTGTCCAATGGCTGCGCCATGGCCTGCGCCTATTGCTACGTGGCGCGGCGCAAGGGCCATGCGAACCCGGTGACCGTCTTCACCAACATCGACGCCATCACCGGCTTCATCGCCCGCCACGCGGCGCGCCAGGGCATGAAGCTGGAGCCCAACCAGGTGGACGCGCGGGACTGGGTCTATGACATCGGGGAGAATGGCGACCTGTCGGTGGATGCCGCCATCTCCGGCAATGTCCGCGACCTCGTGGCCCTGTTCCGCGGCCTGCCGAACGCCAAGGGCTCCTTCGCCACGAAATTCGCGAATCCGGCGATCCTGGACTACGACCCGCGCGGCCGGACGCGGGTGCGGGTCTCGCTGATGCCAGAGGCCCGGGCGCGGCTGCTGGACGTGCGGACCTCGCCCGTGGCGGAGCGGATCGGCTTCGCGGGCGAGGTCTTCCGCGCCGGCTACGAGCTGCACCTGAACTTCTCCCCGGTGGTGGTGCACGAGGGCTGGGAGGCCGAGTGGCGCGAGCTGTTCCGGCAGATCGACAGCCGCTTGCCGGAGGCGGCGAAGCAGGGACTGGCGGCGGAGGTGATCATGCTGACCCACAGCGCCGGGCTGCACGAGGTGAACCTCGCCTGGCATCCCAGGGCCGAGGAACTGCTCTGGCAGCCGCGCTGGCAGGAGGAGAAGATGAGCCAGAACGGGGCGCGCAACCTGCGCTACCGGCACGGGGTGAAGGGGAAGCTCCTCCAGCGCTTCACCGCCATCCTGGGCGAGGTGATGCCCTATTGCCGCATCCGTTATGCTTTCTGA